In Effusibacillus pohliae DSM 22757, the sequence CACTGGGGCGAATCAAGGAGAAGCGGCAGGAGAAGATGCGCAGCCTGGTGGCGTAAGAAGATATCCACATCTGGATCCTCCTCTTCCAGCGTCCATCCACAGAACGGATTTTGTGGATAACGGGATTCGTGCGCCCTTTTACGATCCATCCGTGTGGATTTGGCGGGAGGGCTTTTCACCCGTGCGGTTGAAATCGACTTCTCAACAGCTCTGAGCGATACACCTACTGTAAACATGGAACAAAAAAGGGCACATCGCAAAAAGCTTACCCGCGTAAAAGAGTTGACGAATATATAAAATCTGTTTGTTCGCAGATTAAATACAAGGAAATTCATGAAGATATTTCAAGTGAACTGAAGAACCATATGGAGGAAAAAATCGAAGAGTACATAGAACAGGGACTCTCCGAAGAAGCAGCGATTGATAAAACTTTAAACCATATGGGAGATCCGTTAATCATCGGAAAACAGCTACATAAAACTCATAAACCGAGAACTGAATGGGGCCTCTTAACTGCTGTAACAGTTTTTGTGCTCGTCGGGATAGCCGCCATGTATTCTTTGGGAGTAAGTAACTCATTAAACTATTATTCTCCATTTGAACTATTGGTAGATAAGTTGGTCGCAGTTGCGTTTGGAGTTTCGCTGGCTGTTTTTTTCTATTTTTTTGATTATCGAAGATTGGAACCGGTTGGTCGGTATCTATTTCTATTTACAGTGATTGTCATGGCAGGCGTCATCATGTTCGGCAGACCTGTCAATGGTCGACCTGTTCTTCACCTGGGAATGGCTAGGATCGATTTCATGAGCGCCAGTCCTTACTTGCTACTTATTTCTTTGGCAGGAATATTCTCAGGCTGGAATTGGGGGGGCGCAGGGGCAACTGTAAAAGCGCTAGTTTTATTTGCTGCGCCCGTACTGCTCCTTGTTCCTACACAATCGTTTTATGCTGTAACCCTGTATTTGATTGTTTTTCTCGCGTTGGCACTGACCGACAGACCCGGCCGCAGTCAGGCCATCAAACTGCTGATTGGTACTCTTGCCATTGCTGGGGCTGCTATCTTCTTGATGTTTACATTCTTCGCTCCAAATGCGGCTGAACGTTTCATATCGTTTTTGCATCCCTATGAGGATCTGGAAGGAGCAGGATATCAAATTGTTCAATCCTTGGAAGCGATGCGCTCTGCCGGTCTTTGGGGACATGGATTGGGCTCCGGTTTGCAACAAGTACCCGGAATTGATACAAACATGGTTTTCACCTATATGGTGTACAGTCTTGGGTGGATATATGGTGGCATGTTGATCGTTGCGGCTTCATTTTTCGTTGCCAGACTGGTCACAGTAGCGACAAGAGTGCATGATCGTTTTGGTTCGTTGCTAGTAACCGGGAGTGCCGCGATGTTTGCCGTTCAGTTTTTCTGGAATATTTTAATGACATTAGGGTTTACACCGCTAGATGACGCAACTATGCCGTTTGTCAGCCATGGCGGCTCCCAATTGGTATCTCAAATGGTTGTGGCCGGTCTCGCATTGAGCGTGTATCGGCGGAAAGACATAATAAAAACAACTCAAATTATCAATGATAATTAATGTAATAAAACAATTGTTCATCAAACGGGAAAGGAATCAGCATTTTCTATAAATAACTATTAACACAAGGAGATATGGGTGATGAAGGGTAAGTTTTTTATGTCAATTCTTACTTTTCTTAGTGTCTGTGCCTTGGCACTAAGTGGCAGCAGTGGATTGGCGGCAAGTACGACAAAGACTGTTGATGCTCCAACTGCTGCTTTGATGAGATTTTTAAAAGCTGCGGAGAATCAAAATTTTGATCAAATGATTGAAACCAGTATCGACACTCGTTTCGATGCAGGCACCAGAAAGAAAATGTATACAGAGCAATTTTCCAAGAGCAGCGAACAAATCAAAAAGTTTGCGATTGTGTCTCAAACAAGTAAGACCCCATCAATTTACAGGTTTGAAACAACACTTTCGTTTAAAGATGGTCATCAGGCAAATATTCCTTTTGACGTGATCAACCAAGATGGTAATTGGAAAGTGGAACAACAGAGTCACAGAATGGTACGCAGAGCAGCAAGAAAAAATCTATTGACACACACCGCTGTGTATCGTATGATTTTTTCTAGTTTCAAGACAGTTGAAATTGCATAGCAACTTTGACTCTTATCCAGAGCAGGCTGAGGGACTGGCCCGATGACGCCCGGCAACCGGATACACCTTGCGGAATCTGCCGCTGGCGGCGCCGCGTGCGGTGTATCAATGGTGCTAACTCCTGCAGAATCACCGATTCTGAGAGATAAGAGGCGTCGGTCTGAATTTGGTTCGCCTCTTTTCTTCGGAAAAGAGGCGATTGTTTTTGGGGATGCGGGGAAGGAGGCGTTCACATGGGAAAACCGGATTTGCAGGATTATATCGTCGCCACCTATCTGGTGCACGGGCGCGGCGATTTTCATAAAAAGGCGCAAAGCATTGCGGTTGGCTTGACGGTCGGTTCCTGGACCGACCTGCCCGCCGAGAAACAGGAGCAGATGAAAAAACATCTCGGCCATGTGGTGTCCGTCGAAGAATTGGGGACGGACGACCAGGGCAGCGTCAAAGCGCTGCTGAAGATCGCCTATCCGGTTTGCAATTTTACTCCTGATATTCCGGCGTTGTTGACCTGCACGTTCGGCAAGCTGTCGATGGACGGCGCGATCAAGCTGGTGGGGCTCGATCTGCCGCTGTCGTTTACCGGCCATTTTCCCGGTCCGAAGTACGGAATCGAAGGCGTCCGGCAG encodes:
- a CDS encoding FtsW/RodA/SpoVE family cell cycle protein, with the translated sequence MKYKEIHEDISSELKNHMEEKIEEYIEQGLSEEAAIDKTLNHMGDPLIIGKQLHKTHKPRTEWGLLTAVTVFVLVGIAAMYSLGVSNSLNYYSPFELLVDKLVAVAFGVSLAVFFYFFDYRRLEPVGRYLFLFTVIVMAGVIMFGRPVNGRPVLHLGMARIDFMSASPYLLLISLAGIFSGWNWGGAGATVKALVLFAAPVLLLVPTQSFYAVTLYLIVFLALALTDRPGRSQAIKLLIGTLAIAGAAIFLMFTFFAPNAAERFISFLHPYEDLEGAGYQIVQSLEAMRSAGLWGHGLGSGLQQVPGIDTNMVFTYMVYSLGWIYGGMLIVAASFFVARLVTVATRVHDRFGSLLVTGSAAMFAVQFFWNILMTLGFTPLDDATMPFVSHGGSQLVSQMVVAGLALSVYRRKDIIKTTQIINDN